In Puntigrus tetrazona isolate hp1 chromosome 22, ASM1883169v1, whole genome shotgun sequence, one genomic interval encodes:
- the tle2b gene encoding transducin-like enhancer protein 4 isoform X4: MYPQGRHPVPLQPGQSFKFTVLETLDRIKEEFQFLQAQYHSLKLECEKLASEKTEMQRHYIMYYEMSYGLNIEMHKQHQQQVVQAVERAKQVTMAELNAIIGQQLQHLSHHTPGIPLTPHPSGLSLGGTSGLLALTGALGVSAHLANKDERNHLDPEHLREGAPSRSKSVSSTDSQAAEDRQGPSGVYPSQTSDAKRRRCDEKDVLPSHYDSDGDKSEDNLVVDVSNEEPSSPVGSGPLSPHGNGLDRAPTLRKELPGSPSPPLASPPHSPPPGKNKDTAQTEKSQSPSSKSGNSSPSHHDPLTPGPPGPSTSCLRLVNKSASSADPLALRSPLTMTPGSYPAHFGVVSHAGLNGELASPGGFGGSLTLSPQISAAASAYTRSPMVAYESRSHLRPSGLSSSLPGSSGGKPAYSFHVSADGQMQPVPFPPDALLGPGIPRHARQIHTLSHGEVVCAVTISTSTRHVYTGGKGCVKVWDISQPGSKSPMAQLDCLNRDNYIRSCKILPDGRTLIVGGEASTLSIWDLATPTPRIKAELTSSAPACYALAISPDNKVCFSCCSDGNIVVWDLHNQTLVRQFQGHTDGASCIDISNDGTKLWTGGLDNTVRCWDLREGRQLQQHDFTSQIFSLGYCPTGEWLAVGMESSNVEVLHVSKPDKYQLHLHESCVLSLKFAYCGKWFVSTGKDNLLNAWRTPYGASIFQSKESSSVLSCDVSPDDKYIVTGSGDKKATVYEVVY, encoded by the exons TACTACGAGATGTCCTACGGGCTCAACATTGAGATGCACAAACAG CATCAACAGCAGGTTGTTCAGGCGGTGGAACGTGCCAAACAGGTCACCATGGCAGAGCTCAACGCCATCATAGGG cagcagctccagcACCTGTCTCACCACACTCCGGGTATCCCTCTCACTCCTCACCCTTCAGGTCTGTCTCTGGGCGGCACGTCGGGGCTGCTGGCCCTCACCGGGGCCCTGGGAGTCTCAGCCCACCTGGCCAACAAGGACGAACGCAACCATCTAGACCCCGAGCACCTGCGAG AGGGTGCGCCCAGCAGG AGTAAATCAGTGTCGTCAACCGACAGCCAGGCGGCGGAGGATCGTCAGGGTCCTTCGGGGGTTTATCCCTCACAGACCAGCGATGCCAAACGGAGACGATGTGATGAGAAAGACGTCCTCCCGTCTCACTAC GACAGTGACGGAGACAAGAGTGAGGACAATCTCGTAGTAGATGTGTCAAATGAG GAGCCGTCCTCTCCTGTAGGCAGTGGCCCTCTGTCTCCTCACGGGAACGGTTTGGATCGAGCCCCGACCCTGAGGAAAGAGCTCCCAGGATCCCCCAGTCCCCCTCTGGCCTCCCCACCACACAGCCCACCCCCTGGAAAAAACAAGGACACGGCACAA ACAGAAAAATCTCAGTCGCCTTCCTCTAAATCAGGCAACTCCTCTCCCTCTCACCATGACCCTCTAACTCCTGGCCCACCGGGGCCCAGCACTTCCTGTTTACGCCTGGTCAACAAATCTGCCTCCTCGGCAGACCCTCTGG CTCTGCGGAGTCCCTTGACCATGACGCCCGGTTCTTACCCGGCTCACTTCGGGGTGGTGTCCCACGCCGGGCTTAACGGAGAGCTGGCCAGCCCGGGCGGCTTCGGAGGCTCGCTCACCCTCTCGCCCCAAATCAGTGCTGCAGCCAGTGCCTACACACGCAGCCCTATG GTAGCGTATGAATCCCGTTCACATCTTAGGCCCTCGGGGCTGTCCTCCTCTCTGCCTGGCTCGTCCGGTGGCAAGCC AGCGTACTCGTTCCACGTGAGCGCAGATGGTCAAATGCAGCCGGTGCCCTTCCCTCCCGACGCCCTCCTCGGCCCCGGCATCCCGCGTCACGCCCGTCAGATCCACACCCTCAGTCATGGAGAGGTGGTGTGTGCGGTGACCATCAGCACCTCCACGCGTCACGTCTACACCGGCGGGAAAGGCTGCGTCAAAGTGTGGGACATCAGCCAACCGGGCAGCAAGAGCCCGATGGCCCAGCTGGACTGTTTG AATCGAGACAACTACATCCGATCATGTAAGATTCTCCCGGATGGGCGGACTTTGATAGTCGGGGGCGAGGCCAGCACGCTGTCAATCTGGGACTTGGCCACGCCCACTCCACGCATCAAGGCCGAATTGACGTCCTCGGCTCCGGCCTGCTACGCTCTGGCGATTAGTCCCGACAACAAGGTCTGCTTCTCCTGCTGCAGTGACGGAAACATCGTGGTCTGGGACCTGCACAACCAGACGCTCGTCAG GCAGTTCCAAGGTCACACAGATGGAGCCAGCTGTATCGATATTTCCAACGACGGGACCAAACTGTGGACGGGGGGTCTGGACAACACAGTGCGCTGCTGGGACCTGAGAGAGGGCCGACAGCTGCAGCAGCATGACTTCACCTCACAG ATCTTTTCTCTGGGTTACTGTCCCACGGGCGAGTGGCTTGCAGTGGGGATGGAGAGCAGTAACGTGGAAGTGCTGCACGTCTCCAAACCAGACAAATACCAGCTGCACCTTCACGAAAGCTGCGTTCTCTCGCTCAAGTTTGCCTACTGCG GAAAGTGGTTTGTGAGCACGGGAAAGGACAATCTGCTCAATGCATGGAGGACGCCGTATGGAGCCAGTATTTTCCAG TCAAAGGAGTCCTCGTCGGTCCTGAGCTGTGACGTCTCCCCGGATGACAAATATATTGTGACTGGTTCTGGGGATAAGAAAGCCACGGTGTACGAGGTGGTGTATTGA
- the tle2b gene encoding transducin-like enhancer protein 4 isoform X3, giving the protein MYPQGRHPVPLQPGQSFKFTVLETLDRIKEEFQFLQAQYHSLKLECEKLASEKTEMQRHYIMYYEMSYGLNIEMHKQHQQQVVQAVERAKQVTMAELNAIIGQQQLQHLSHHTPGIPLTPHPSGLSLGGTSGLLALTGALGVSAHLANKDERNHLDPEHLREGAPSRSKSVSSTDSQAAEDRQGPSGVYPSQTSDAKRRRCDEKDVLPSHYDSDGDKSEDNLVVDVSNEEPSSPVGSGPLSPHGNGLDRAPTLRKELPGSPSPPLASPPHSPPPGKNKDTAQTEKSQSPSSKSGNSSPSHHDPLTPGPPGPSTSCLRLVNKSASSADPLALRSPLTMTPGSYPAHFGVVSHAGLNGELASPGGFGGSLTLSPQISAAASAYTRSPMVAYESRSHLRPSGLSSSLPGSSGGKPAYSFHVSADGQMQPVPFPPDALLGPGIPRHARQIHTLSHGEVVCAVTISTSTRHVYTGGKGCVKVWDISQPGSKSPMAQLDCLNRDNYIRSCKILPDGRTLIVGGEASTLSIWDLATPTPRIKAELTSSAPACYALAISPDNKVCFSCCSDGNIVVWDLHNQTLVRQFQGHTDGASCIDISNDGTKLWTGGLDNTVRCWDLREGRQLQQHDFTSQIFSLGYCPTGEWLAVGMESSNVEVLHVSKPDKYQLHLHESCVLSLKFAYCGKWFVSTGKDNLLNAWRTPYGASIFQSKESSSVLSCDVSPDDKYIVTGSGDKKATVYEVVY; this is encoded by the exons TACTACGAGATGTCCTACGGGCTCAACATTGAGATGCACAAACAG CATCAACAGCAGGTTGTTCAGGCGGTGGAACGTGCCAAACAGGTCACCATGGCAGAGCTCAACGCCATCATAGGG cagcagcagctccagcACCTGTCTCACCACACTCCGGGTATCCCTCTCACTCCTCACCCTTCAGGTCTGTCTCTGGGCGGCACGTCGGGGCTGCTGGCCCTCACCGGGGCCCTGGGAGTCTCAGCCCACCTGGCCAACAAGGACGAACGCAACCATCTAGACCCCGAGCACCTGCGAG AGGGTGCGCCCAGCAGG AGTAAATCAGTGTCGTCAACCGACAGCCAGGCGGCGGAGGATCGTCAGGGTCCTTCGGGGGTTTATCCCTCACAGACCAGCGATGCCAAACGGAGACGATGTGATGAGAAAGACGTCCTCCCGTCTCACTAC GACAGTGACGGAGACAAGAGTGAGGACAATCTCGTAGTAGATGTGTCAAATGAG GAGCCGTCCTCTCCTGTAGGCAGTGGCCCTCTGTCTCCTCACGGGAACGGTTTGGATCGAGCCCCGACCCTGAGGAAAGAGCTCCCAGGATCCCCCAGTCCCCCTCTGGCCTCCCCACCACACAGCCCACCCCCTGGAAAAAACAAGGACACGGCACAA ACAGAAAAATCTCAGTCGCCTTCCTCTAAATCAGGCAACTCCTCTCCCTCTCACCATGACCCTCTAACTCCTGGCCCACCGGGGCCCAGCACTTCCTGTTTACGCCTGGTCAACAAATCTGCCTCCTCGGCAGACCCTCTGG CTCTGCGGAGTCCCTTGACCATGACGCCCGGTTCTTACCCGGCTCACTTCGGGGTGGTGTCCCACGCCGGGCTTAACGGAGAGCTGGCCAGCCCGGGCGGCTTCGGAGGCTCGCTCACCCTCTCGCCCCAAATCAGTGCTGCAGCCAGTGCCTACACACGCAGCCCTATG GTAGCGTATGAATCCCGTTCACATCTTAGGCCCTCGGGGCTGTCCTCCTCTCTGCCTGGCTCGTCCGGTGGCAAGCC AGCGTACTCGTTCCACGTGAGCGCAGATGGTCAAATGCAGCCGGTGCCCTTCCCTCCCGACGCCCTCCTCGGCCCCGGCATCCCGCGTCACGCCCGTCAGATCCACACCCTCAGTCATGGAGAGGTGGTGTGTGCGGTGACCATCAGCACCTCCACGCGTCACGTCTACACCGGCGGGAAAGGCTGCGTCAAAGTGTGGGACATCAGCCAACCGGGCAGCAAGAGCCCGATGGCCCAGCTGGACTGTTTG AATCGAGACAACTACATCCGATCATGTAAGATTCTCCCGGATGGGCGGACTTTGATAGTCGGGGGCGAGGCCAGCACGCTGTCAATCTGGGACTTGGCCACGCCCACTCCACGCATCAAGGCCGAATTGACGTCCTCGGCTCCGGCCTGCTACGCTCTGGCGATTAGTCCCGACAACAAGGTCTGCTTCTCCTGCTGCAGTGACGGAAACATCGTGGTCTGGGACCTGCACAACCAGACGCTCGTCAG GCAGTTCCAAGGTCACACAGATGGAGCCAGCTGTATCGATATTTCCAACGACGGGACCAAACTGTGGACGGGGGGTCTGGACAACACAGTGCGCTGCTGGGACCTGAGAGAGGGCCGACAGCTGCAGCAGCATGACTTCACCTCACAG ATCTTTTCTCTGGGTTACTGTCCCACGGGCGAGTGGCTTGCAGTGGGGATGGAGAGCAGTAACGTGGAAGTGCTGCACGTCTCCAAACCAGACAAATACCAGCTGCACCTTCACGAAAGCTGCGTTCTCTCGCTCAAGTTTGCCTACTGCG GAAAGTGGTTTGTGAGCACGGGAAAGGACAATCTGCTCAATGCATGGAGGACGCCGTATGGAGCCAGTATTTTCCAG TCAAAGGAGTCCTCGTCGGTCCTGAGCTGTGACGTCTCCCCGGATGACAAATATATTGTGACTGGTTCTGGGGATAAGAAAGCCACGGTGTACGAGGTGGTGTATTGA
- the tle2b gene encoding transducin-like enhancer protein 4 isoform X2: MYPQGRHPVPLQPGQSFKFTVLETLDRIKEEFQFLQAQYHSLKLECEKLASEKTEMQRHYIMYYEMSYGLNIEMHKQAEIVKRLSAICAQIIPFLSQEHQQQVVQAVERAKQVTMAELNAIIGQQLQHLSHHTPGIPLTPHPSGLSLGGTSGLLALTGALGVSAHLANKDERNHLDPEHLREGAPSRSKSVSSTDSQAAEDRQGPSGVYPSQTSDAKRRRCDEKDVLPSHYDSDGDKSEDNLVVDVSNEEPSSPVGSGPLSPHGNGLDRAPTLRKELPGSPSPPLASPPHSPPPGKNKDTAQTEKSQSPSSKSGNSSPSHHDPLTPGPPGPSTSCLRLVNKSASSADPLALRSPLTMTPGSYPAHFGVVSHAGLNGELASPGGFGGSLTLSPQISAAASAYTRSPMVAYESRSHLRPSGLSSSLPGSSGGKPAYSFHVSADGQMQPVPFPPDALLGPGIPRHARQIHTLSHGEVVCAVTISTSTRHVYTGGKGCVKVWDISQPGSKSPMAQLDCLNRDNYIRSCKILPDGRTLIVGGEASTLSIWDLATPTPRIKAELTSSAPACYALAISPDNKVCFSCCSDGNIVVWDLHNQTLVRQFQGHTDGASCIDISNDGTKLWTGGLDNTVRCWDLREGRQLQQHDFTSQIFSLGYCPTGEWLAVGMESSNVEVLHVSKPDKYQLHLHESCVLSLKFAYCGKWFVSTGKDNLLNAWRTPYGASIFQSKESSSVLSCDVSPDDKYIVTGSGDKKATVYEVVY, from the exons TACTACGAGATGTCCTACGGGCTCAACATTGAGATGCACAAACAG GCGGAGATCGTGAAGCGACTCAGTGCTATCTGTGCTCAAATCATCCCTTTCCTCTCTCAGGAG CATCAACAGCAGGTTGTTCAGGCGGTGGAACGTGCCAAACAGGTCACCATGGCAGAGCTCAACGCCATCATAGGG cagcagctccagcACCTGTCTCACCACACTCCGGGTATCCCTCTCACTCCTCACCCTTCAGGTCTGTCTCTGGGCGGCACGTCGGGGCTGCTGGCCCTCACCGGGGCCCTGGGAGTCTCAGCCCACCTGGCCAACAAGGACGAACGCAACCATCTAGACCCCGAGCACCTGCGAG AGGGTGCGCCCAGCAGG AGTAAATCAGTGTCGTCAACCGACAGCCAGGCGGCGGAGGATCGTCAGGGTCCTTCGGGGGTTTATCCCTCACAGACCAGCGATGCCAAACGGAGACGATGTGATGAGAAAGACGTCCTCCCGTCTCACTAC GACAGTGACGGAGACAAGAGTGAGGACAATCTCGTAGTAGATGTGTCAAATGAG GAGCCGTCCTCTCCTGTAGGCAGTGGCCCTCTGTCTCCTCACGGGAACGGTTTGGATCGAGCCCCGACCCTGAGGAAAGAGCTCCCAGGATCCCCCAGTCCCCCTCTGGCCTCCCCACCACACAGCCCACCCCCTGGAAAAAACAAGGACACGGCACAA ACAGAAAAATCTCAGTCGCCTTCCTCTAAATCAGGCAACTCCTCTCCCTCTCACCATGACCCTCTAACTCCTGGCCCACCGGGGCCCAGCACTTCCTGTTTACGCCTGGTCAACAAATCTGCCTCCTCGGCAGACCCTCTGG CTCTGCGGAGTCCCTTGACCATGACGCCCGGTTCTTACCCGGCTCACTTCGGGGTGGTGTCCCACGCCGGGCTTAACGGAGAGCTGGCCAGCCCGGGCGGCTTCGGAGGCTCGCTCACCCTCTCGCCCCAAATCAGTGCTGCAGCCAGTGCCTACACACGCAGCCCTATG GTAGCGTATGAATCCCGTTCACATCTTAGGCCCTCGGGGCTGTCCTCCTCTCTGCCTGGCTCGTCCGGTGGCAAGCC AGCGTACTCGTTCCACGTGAGCGCAGATGGTCAAATGCAGCCGGTGCCCTTCCCTCCCGACGCCCTCCTCGGCCCCGGCATCCCGCGTCACGCCCGTCAGATCCACACCCTCAGTCATGGAGAGGTGGTGTGTGCGGTGACCATCAGCACCTCCACGCGTCACGTCTACACCGGCGGGAAAGGCTGCGTCAAAGTGTGGGACATCAGCCAACCGGGCAGCAAGAGCCCGATGGCCCAGCTGGACTGTTTG AATCGAGACAACTACATCCGATCATGTAAGATTCTCCCGGATGGGCGGACTTTGATAGTCGGGGGCGAGGCCAGCACGCTGTCAATCTGGGACTTGGCCACGCCCACTCCACGCATCAAGGCCGAATTGACGTCCTCGGCTCCGGCCTGCTACGCTCTGGCGATTAGTCCCGACAACAAGGTCTGCTTCTCCTGCTGCAGTGACGGAAACATCGTGGTCTGGGACCTGCACAACCAGACGCTCGTCAG GCAGTTCCAAGGTCACACAGATGGAGCCAGCTGTATCGATATTTCCAACGACGGGACCAAACTGTGGACGGGGGGTCTGGACAACACAGTGCGCTGCTGGGACCTGAGAGAGGGCCGACAGCTGCAGCAGCATGACTTCACCTCACAG ATCTTTTCTCTGGGTTACTGTCCCACGGGCGAGTGGCTTGCAGTGGGGATGGAGAGCAGTAACGTGGAAGTGCTGCACGTCTCCAAACCAGACAAATACCAGCTGCACCTTCACGAAAGCTGCGTTCTCTCGCTCAAGTTTGCCTACTGCG GAAAGTGGTTTGTGAGCACGGGAAAGGACAATCTGCTCAATGCATGGAGGACGCCGTATGGAGCCAGTATTTTCCAG TCAAAGGAGTCCTCGTCGGTCCTGAGCTGTGACGTCTCCCCGGATGACAAATATATTGTGACTGGTTCTGGGGATAAGAAAGCCACGGTGTACGAGGTGGTGTATTGA
- the tle2b gene encoding transducin-like enhancer protein 4 isoform X1: protein MYPQGRHPVPLQPGQSFKFTVLETLDRIKEEFQFLQAQYHSLKLECEKLASEKTEMQRHYIMYYEMSYGLNIEMHKQAEIVKRLSAICAQIIPFLSQEHQQQVVQAVERAKQVTMAELNAIIGQQQLQHLSHHTPGIPLTPHPSGLSLGGTSGLLALTGALGVSAHLANKDERNHLDPEHLREGAPSRSKSVSSTDSQAAEDRQGPSGVYPSQTSDAKRRRCDEKDVLPSHYDSDGDKSEDNLVVDVSNEEPSSPVGSGPLSPHGNGLDRAPTLRKELPGSPSPPLASPPHSPPPGKNKDTAQTEKSQSPSSKSGNSSPSHHDPLTPGPPGPSTSCLRLVNKSASSADPLALRSPLTMTPGSYPAHFGVVSHAGLNGELASPGGFGGSLTLSPQISAAASAYTRSPMVAYESRSHLRPSGLSSSLPGSSGGKPAYSFHVSADGQMQPVPFPPDALLGPGIPRHARQIHTLSHGEVVCAVTISTSTRHVYTGGKGCVKVWDISQPGSKSPMAQLDCLNRDNYIRSCKILPDGRTLIVGGEASTLSIWDLATPTPRIKAELTSSAPACYALAISPDNKVCFSCCSDGNIVVWDLHNQTLVRQFQGHTDGASCIDISNDGTKLWTGGLDNTVRCWDLREGRQLQQHDFTSQIFSLGYCPTGEWLAVGMESSNVEVLHVSKPDKYQLHLHESCVLSLKFAYCGKWFVSTGKDNLLNAWRTPYGASIFQSKESSSVLSCDVSPDDKYIVTGSGDKKATVYEVVY, encoded by the exons TACTACGAGATGTCCTACGGGCTCAACATTGAGATGCACAAACAG GCGGAGATCGTGAAGCGACTCAGTGCTATCTGTGCTCAAATCATCCCTTTCCTCTCTCAGGAG CATCAACAGCAGGTTGTTCAGGCGGTGGAACGTGCCAAACAGGTCACCATGGCAGAGCTCAACGCCATCATAGGG cagcagcagctccagcACCTGTCTCACCACACTCCGGGTATCCCTCTCACTCCTCACCCTTCAGGTCTGTCTCTGGGCGGCACGTCGGGGCTGCTGGCCCTCACCGGGGCCCTGGGAGTCTCAGCCCACCTGGCCAACAAGGACGAACGCAACCATCTAGACCCCGAGCACCTGCGAG AGGGTGCGCCCAGCAGG AGTAAATCAGTGTCGTCAACCGACAGCCAGGCGGCGGAGGATCGTCAGGGTCCTTCGGGGGTTTATCCCTCACAGACCAGCGATGCCAAACGGAGACGATGTGATGAGAAAGACGTCCTCCCGTCTCACTAC GACAGTGACGGAGACAAGAGTGAGGACAATCTCGTAGTAGATGTGTCAAATGAG GAGCCGTCCTCTCCTGTAGGCAGTGGCCCTCTGTCTCCTCACGGGAACGGTTTGGATCGAGCCCCGACCCTGAGGAAAGAGCTCCCAGGATCCCCCAGTCCCCCTCTGGCCTCCCCACCACACAGCCCACCCCCTGGAAAAAACAAGGACACGGCACAA ACAGAAAAATCTCAGTCGCCTTCCTCTAAATCAGGCAACTCCTCTCCCTCTCACCATGACCCTCTAACTCCTGGCCCACCGGGGCCCAGCACTTCCTGTTTACGCCTGGTCAACAAATCTGCCTCCTCGGCAGACCCTCTGG CTCTGCGGAGTCCCTTGACCATGACGCCCGGTTCTTACCCGGCTCACTTCGGGGTGGTGTCCCACGCCGGGCTTAACGGAGAGCTGGCCAGCCCGGGCGGCTTCGGAGGCTCGCTCACCCTCTCGCCCCAAATCAGTGCTGCAGCCAGTGCCTACACACGCAGCCCTATG GTAGCGTATGAATCCCGTTCACATCTTAGGCCCTCGGGGCTGTCCTCCTCTCTGCCTGGCTCGTCCGGTGGCAAGCC AGCGTACTCGTTCCACGTGAGCGCAGATGGTCAAATGCAGCCGGTGCCCTTCCCTCCCGACGCCCTCCTCGGCCCCGGCATCCCGCGTCACGCCCGTCAGATCCACACCCTCAGTCATGGAGAGGTGGTGTGTGCGGTGACCATCAGCACCTCCACGCGTCACGTCTACACCGGCGGGAAAGGCTGCGTCAAAGTGTGGGACATCAGCCAACCGGGCAGCAAGAGCCCGATGGCCCAGCTGGACTGTTTG AATCGAGACAACTACATCCGATCATGTAAGATTCTCCCGGATGGGCGGACTTTGATAGTCGGGGGCGAGGCCAGCACGCTGTCAATCTGGGACTTGGCCACGCCCACTCCACGCATCAAGGCCGAATTGACGTCCTCGGCTCCGGCCTGCTACGCTCTGGCGATTAGTCCCGACAACAAGGTCTGCTTCTCCTGCTGCAGTGACGGAAACATCGTGGTCTGGGACCTGCACAACCAGACGCTCGTCAG GCAGTTCCAAGGTCACACAGATGGAGCCAGCTGTATCGATATTTCCAACGACGGGACCAAACTGTGGACGGGGGGTCTGGACAACACAGTGCGCTGCTGGGACCTGAGAGAGGGCCGACAGCTGCAGCAGCATGACTTCACCTCACAG ATCTTTTCTCTGGGTTACTGTCCCACGGGCGAGTGGCTTGCAGTGGGGATGGAGAGCAGTAACGTGGAAGTGCTGCACGTCTCCAAACCAGACAAATACCAGCTGCACCTTCACGAAAGCTGCGTTCTCTCGCTCAAGTTTGCCTACTGCG GAAAGTGGTTTGTGAGCACGGGAAAGGACAATCTGCTCAATGCATGGAGGACGCCGTATGGAGCCAGTATTTTCCAG TCAAAGGAGTCCTCGTCGGTCCTGAGCTGTGACGTCTCCCCGGATGACAAATATATTGTGACTGGTTCTGGGGATAAGAAAGCCACGGTGTACGAGGTGGTGTATTGA